TTGCAGCTTCGAGAGGATCGCTCCCATGCTCGGCCAACCGCCGACGTTCTTGAAAGCGTTGGGGTCGCGGCCGGTCATACACTGGATGGCATCGTGGCCGCCGCGCGCACCCACGACGGAGCGGATGATCGAGAACCGGTCCATCATGCCGGCGATGCGCGGAAAGCACTCGCCGATCCGGATGCCGGTGACTTTTGTGTTGATCGGCTTGAACTCGCCCTTGATCTCCGGCGGTGCTTCCATTTTCAGGTCGAACATGTCCTGATGCGGCGGGCCGCCGCCCAAGAAAATGTTAATGACTGCCTTGTGCGAGGTCGATTTTCCGGCTTGCGATTCGGCCCGAAGGATGTCGGCGAGAGACAGATTGACTGCCCCAAATGAAAACGCGCCGATCTTCAAGAAGCCGCGGCGAGAGACGCCGTCGCAAAACCGATGCTTGGTTCCGTGAATGGTCAACATGGCGGGAGAACCCCCGTTGGCGGAAGGCGGGAAAGATCGGCAACCGGGACGCCGATCCGAATCTGGCGGGAGGCGACTCAATAGCTAACGTAAACTTTATCGAACAATAGTGCAAGAAAAAATGGCAAATTTCCGGGTTTCAGGGTAAGCAGCTCCATAGTTGGCGGAATCTTTGTATACTTCAGAGGTTTTGAGGCGACGATCCCGAAAAGCCCCTGGGAGGAACCCCATGATTGTGACATTGACCCCCGAACAGGAAGCTCAGGCTCGCCAACTCGCCGAGCAGTTGAAGCAACAGGCGCAGGATCCGTTCCTGGCGATCGCCCGTCTGCTGGTGGTCACGGATGAACGCACTCTCTTTGGGGCGACGGAATTCGCCATTCGCAAACACGCGTTGGAACTGATCTCGAAAGCGTACGCGCTGCATCTGGGTCAAAAAAAAACGGCTACCGCGGTTCGTCGATCACCTGTCCGAAGTGCGGGCAAGCGGCGGCTTACCACGGCGAGCGGGAACGTCGCGCCCAATGCCTCGGCGGAGTGATCGCTTGCAAGCGGGCGTACTACTACTGTCGGCGCTGCGGCCGGGGCTACACTCCTTGGGATGAGGGGACGGGTCTGAGCGAACGGAACCTGACGCCTGGCCTGGAAGAACTCGCCTGCCTGAACGGAGCGGTGGCGGATAGTTTCGAGAAAGGCGCCGATCTGCTGGAAAAGACGTCGGGAGCACGTTTGAGTGAATCGACGGTACAACGGACGACGGAGTCGGCGGGCGAACGCATCGCGGCGCGGTTCGAGGCCGGCAAGACGATTGGTTCGCGGCTGCGCTGGAACTGGCATCGAGATGCGCGGGGGCATCGGGTGGCCTATGTGGGTCTCGATGCGACGGGCGTGCCGCAGCAAGGAGAACATGGGGAAAAAGCCGATGGGCGCATGGCCTACGTGGGGGTCGTGTACAATCCGCTGCCCGATCGCCAGCGCGTTTTCGTCGACTTGCCCCGTGCGGGCGAACGCATGAAGGCGCGCTACGTCAGCGGCTTGTACACCTTGGCGGAAATGGGTCCGCTGTTACGTCTGCAGGCGGCCCAGGTGGGCATGGACGACGCGGACGTTTGGATTGCCCTGACCGATGGGGGCAACGGACTCGAACACTTCATGGAAATGAACTTCCCACGCGTGGCGGCGGTGATCGTCGATTTCTGGCACGCCAGCGAATACGTGGCGAAACTGGCCAAGGCGCTGCATCCCGACGACGAAGCGAAGGCCGGGGAACAAACGCACCAATGGAACCGTCTCTTGAAAGACGAAGGCGGCTGGACCTTATTGGCGGTGTGGGAGACGTGGGATTGGCCGGATCGCAAGCCCGGCCTTCGGGATGTTCTCGACGAAGTGCTCGGTTACTTCCGCAATCAGGCGCACCG
The sequence above is drawn from the Pirellulales bacterium genome and encodes:
- a CDS encoding DUF1501 domain-containing protein, whose protein sequence is MLTIHGTKHRFCDGVSRRGFLKIGAFSFGAVNLSLADILRAESQAGKSTSHKAVINIFLGGGPPHQDMFDLKMEAPPEIKGEFKPINTKVTGIRIGECFPRIAGMMDRFSIIRSVVGARGGHDAIQCMTGRDPNAFKNVGGWPSMGAILSKLQGPVDPSVPPFVGLADKTGHMPWSDCGKPGFLGTGHAAFK
- a CDS encoding ISKra4 family transposase: MTCPKCGQAAAYHGERERRAQCLGGVIACKRAYYYCRRCGRGYTPWDEGTGLSERNLTPGLEELACLNGAVADSFEKGADLLEKTSGARLSESTVQRTTESAGERIAARFEAGKTIGSRLRWNWHRDARGHRVAYVGLDATGVPQQGEHGEKADGRMAYVGVVYNPLPDRQRVFVDLPRAGERMKARYVSGLYTLAEMGPLLRLQAAQVGMDDADVWIALTDGGNGLEHFMEMNFPRVAAVIVDFWHASEYVAKLAKALHPDDEAKAGEQTHQWNRLLKDEGGWTLLAVWETWDWPDRKPGLRDVLDEVLGYFRNQAHRMEYPEYEANGWCIGSGVVESGCKTVVNQRLKGAGMRWSEDGAHAVCHVRALYRSEPGQWESFWQQDSLLRTTV